Below is a window of Longimicrobiaceae bacterium DNA.
GTACTGGACCACGATCTGGGCGAAGCCGTCGAAGGCCTGGCCGTTGATCTGGTCCACCCCGGCGATGCCCTGGATCCCCTCCTCCACCGGGTTGAGGATCTCCGTCTCCACCTGGTTGGGCGAGGCGCCGGGATAGGGGATCTGCACGACCACGATGGGCGCGGCGATGTCGGGGAACTCGTCGGTCTGCAGCTTCCAGAGCGCGAAGAGCCCGAACACCACCAGCGACAGCATGGTCACGACCGTGATCAGCGGCTTCTTGATGGCGAAATCGGAGATGAACATGGGGCGGGCCTCCTTACCTGGCCGCGGCGGGCGTGCCCACGCGCACCGGGGTGTTGGGGGTGATCCCCAGGGCGGCGCCCACCAGGATGGTGTCGCCCGCCGCGAGCCCCTGCGTCACCTCGACTCGCTCGCCCTGCTCGTCGCGCACACCCAGCGTCACGCGAACCTGCTCGACCTTGCCGCCGCGCACGCGCGAGACGGTGGGGCCCACGCCCTTCTGGTCCACCGCCGTGATGGGGATGGCGATGCCGCTGCGGGCCTGCGCCAGCACCCGCCCCTGCGCGAAGAGCCCGCCCACCAAGCGGCCCTCGTCGTTGGGGATGGCGACGTACACCTGCACCTGCCCGGTCGTGGGGTCGGCCGCCGGGTTCACGCGCTGGACCTTGCCGGTGAAGGTGCGGCCCGCGTAGCCCGTGACGGTGAACTGCACCGGCGCGCCCACGCGCACCTGGCCCACCTGCTCCGCCGGGACCGACGCCTCCAGCCGCATGCTGCGCGGGTCGACCACGGTGTAGAGCGCCGCGCCGGGCTGGACGACGTCGCCCGCGTTGACCGGGCGGTCGCTGACCACGCCGGAGATGGGGGAGCGGACCACCGTGTACGACGCCTGCTTCTGGGCCGACGCCAGGCGGGAGCGCGCGTCGGCGAGCTGCGCCTGCGCGGCGGAAGACTGCGAGCGCGCGTTCTCCACGTCGCGGTCTGCGATGGCGCCCGCGCTGTTCAGCTCCTGGAGCCGCGCCGTGTTGCG
It encodes the following:
- a CDS encoding efflux RND transporter periplasmic adaptor subunit — its product is MIQTKIGRGTALAVAAAVALAACGKKPDAAQAAADAAPAVMNVGPEGFMVVQSGDISSGPAISGNLKAENEATVRAQIGGSVLQTYAEKGQPVSAGAMLARLDDAALRDQMVSAQSGVRAAQSAADVARRNTARLQELNSAGAIADRDVENARSQSSAAQAQLADARSRLASAQKQASYTVVRSPISGVVSDRPVNAGDVVQPGAALYTVVDPRSMRLEASVPAEQVGQVRVGAPVQFTVTGYAGRTFTGKVQRVNPAADPTTGQVQVYVAIPNDEGRLVGGLFAQGRVLAQARSGIAIPITAVDQKGVGPTVSRVRGGKVEQVRVTLGVRDEQGERVEVTQGLAAGDTILVGAALGITPNTPVRVGTPAAAR